The following proteins are encoded in a genomic region of Iodidimonas sp. SYSU 1G8:
- a CDS encoding gamma carbonic anhydrase family protein produces MPLYAIGDHHPVLESDDVWIAPSADIMGQVVIRKGANIWFNTTLRGDDNLITVGEDANIQDGAVIHVDRRFPCTIGRNVTIGHQAMVHGCTIGENSLIGIGAVILDGAKIGKNTLIGANTLIGNNKEIPDGVLVLGAPGKIVRELNEEDIRMLEMSGRSYAEKGRMFRKSLKVVG; encoded by the coding sequence ATGCCGCTCTATGCCATCGGCGATCATCATCCGGTTCTGGAAAGCGACGATGTCTGGATCGCGCCCAGCGCCGACATCATGGGACAGGTCGTCATCCGCAAGGGCGCCAACATCTGGTTCAACACTACCCTGCGCGGCGACGACAACCTGATCACGGTGGGCGAGGACGCCAATATCCAGGACGGCGCCGTCATCCATGTGGATCGCCGCTTCCCGTGCACCATCGGCCGCAACGTCACCATCGGCCATCAGGCCATGGTGCATGGCTGCACCATCGGCGAGAACTCGCTGATCGGCATCGGCGCGGTCATCCTCGACGGGGCGAAGATCGGCAAGAACACGCTGATCGGCGCCAACACGCTGATCGGCAACAACAAGGAAATCCCCGATGGCGTGCTTGTGCTCGGCGCTCCCGGCAAGATCGTCCGCGAGCTGAACGAGGAGGACATCCGCATGCTCGAGATGTCCGGCAGATCCTATGCCGAGAAGGGCCGCATGTTCCGCAAGAGCCTGAAAGTGGTCGGTTAG
- a CDS encoding CoA transferase, whose translation MAGVLDGVRVLDFGRYIAGPYCTTMLGYLGADVIRVEKLKGGEDRYVYPLHHKEDGSEGEGSLFLQVGANKKSVTLNPAKPEAKDIIRRLVQSADVVVANMPIQALKTLGLDYDSLKAIKPDIIMTSISTFGPSGPYAHRGGFDGIGQVMSGAAYFSGTVGNPVKSNAPWVDFGTAIISAYATLAAIMHHRATGEGQEVEGALLRTGLTYMNGLLMEQAVLELDRVPSANRVQTSAPSDIYKTKDGHVLTHTVGDALFGRWAEMVGDKDKWVNDPRFRSDQSRGDNGTVIGERMAEWCAEHTTAEVIDLCEKFGVPAGPVLTPRQALEDPQVQAMGDLYPMDIPGVDKKVPIAGPPFRLSKTPGTMRVRPPMLGEHTDEVMRELGYGDAEIADFRAKRII comes from the coding sequence ATGGCGGGAGTTCTTGACGGCGTTCGGGTGCTGGATTTCGGCCGCTATATCGCCGGGCCGTACTGCACCACCATGCTGGGCTATCTGGGCGCCGACGTGATCCGGGTCGAGAAGCTGAAGGGCGGCGAGGACCGCTATGTCTATCCGCTGCACCACAAGGAAGACGGCAGCGAGGGCGAAGGCAGCCTGTTCCTGCAGGTGGGCGCCAACAAGAAGTCGGTGACCCTGAATCCGGCCAAGCCCGAGGCCAAGGACATCATCCGCCGCCTGGTGCAGAGCGCCGACGTGGTGGTCGCCAACATGCCGATCCAGGCGCTCAAGACCCTCGGCCTCGACTATGACAGCCTGAAGGCGATCAAGCCGGACATCATCATGACCAGCATCTCGACCTTCGGGCCGAGCGGCCCCTATGCCCATCGCGGCGGCTTCGACGGCATCGGCCAGGTCATGTCCGGCGCGGCGTATTTCTCGGGCACGGTCGGCAATCCGGTGAAGTCGAACGCACCCTGGGTCGATTTCGGCACGGCGATCATCTCGGCCTATGCCACGCTGGCGGCGATCATGCATCACCGCGCCACGGGCGAAGGCCAGGAAGTGGAAGGCGCGCTGCTGCGCACCGGCCTGACCTACATGAACGGCCTGCTGATGGAACAGGCCGTGCTGGAGCTGGACCGCGTGCCCAGCGCCAACCGGGTGCAAACCTCGGCCCCGTCCGACATCTACAAGACCAAGGACGGCCACGTGCTGACCCACACGGTCGGCGACGCGCTTTTCGGCCGCTGGGCCGAGATGGTCGGCGACAAGGACAAATGGGTGAACGATCCCCGCTTCCGCTCGGACCAGTCGCGCGGCGACAACGGCACCGTGATCGGCGAGCGCATGGCCGAATGGTGCGCCGAGCACACCACCGCCGAGGTGATCGATCTGTGCGAGAAGTTCGGCGTGCCCGCCGGCCCGGTGCTGACGCCGCGCCAGGCGCTGGAGGACCCGCAGGTGCAGGCCATGGGCGATCTTTATCCCATGGACATTCCCGGCGTGGACAAGAAGGTGCCGATCGCCGGTCCGCCCTTCCGCCTGTCCAAGACGCCCGGCACCATGCGCGTCCGGCCGCCCATGCTGGGCGAGCACACCGACGAGGTGATGCGCGAGCTGGGTTATGGCGACGCCGAGATCGCCGACTTCCGGGCCAAGCGCATCATCTAA
- a CDS encoding nuclear transport factor 2 family protein, translating to MSVAQDILEIQMLPQRYADAVMRHNGDDWSACWAKDGEWYLREEPVKGRESIRKIWEQAMAGFPFAVFLVQPAIVEVNGDTGTSRSYVTEILGTPDGNSFRVYGCYNDEVVREDGKWVFKSRRYARLYQGPVDLSGEKFPYS from the coding sequence ATGAGCGTTGCCCAGGACATTCTCGAAATCCAGATGCTGCCGCAGCGTTATGCCGATGCGGTCATGCGCCACAATGGCGACGACTGGTCGGCCTGCTGGGCGAAGGACGGCGAATGGTACCTGCGCGAGGAGCCGGTGAAGGGGCGCGAGAGCATCCGCAAGATCTGGGAACAGGCCATGGCCGGGTTTCCCTTCGCGGTGTTCCTGGTTCAGCCGGCCATCGTCGAGGTCAATGGCGACACGGGCACCAGCCGCTCCTACGTCACCGAAATCCTGGGCACGCCCGACGGCAACTCGTTCCGCGTCTATGGCTGCTACAATGACGAAGTGGTGCGCGAGGACGGCAAGTGGGTGTTCAAGTCGCGCCGCTATGCCCGCTTGTACCAGGGCCCGGTGGATCTGAGCGGCGAGAAGTTCCCCTACAGCTGA
- a CDS encoding amidohydrolase family protein, translating into MSRIVFRNANLLDGDTPARAGTTIVVEGDRIAQVTQAAVPRAAGDTDVDLQGMTLMPGMVSGHYHAAYSIGGDGIPMGAPPTQLALYALANTQKALRAGYTSLVGAGTFHDVDGRLAEAIDSGAVVGPRLIPSSRALSPKVTEDEPAEGVPWLKCWGPDDFRAAAIQEIDRGARIVKLFAAQGHAMRSCREMTYEELKAASDAAHERGARTRAHVCGAAQVMKCIEAGVDIIDHADWMTDEVIEALIAHNKFVLPSMYTPWLASNDPSLEGAEYYDKEDFEYMRAKVPVANARGVKFVPGDDYGFFDMAPHGAYSGELACYVEQVGISPLDVIRWATKFGGEMTGIADLGTIEPGKLADMVIVDGDPSADIRVLLQPERIVAVLKGGALVSGHLPAAQPAMAAE; encoded by the coding sequence ATGAGCCGTATCGTATTCCGCAACGCCAATCTGCTGGACGGGGACACCCCGGCGCGGGCGGGCACCACTATCGTCGTCGAGGGCGATCGCATCGCCCAGGTCACGCAGGCGGCCGTGCCGCGCGCGGCCGGCGACACCGACGTCGACCTGCAGGGCATGACCTTGATGCCCGGCATGGTCAGCGGCCATTACCACGCGGCCTACAGCATCGGCGGCGACGGCATTCCCATGGGCGCGCCGCCGACCCAGCTCGCGCTCTACGCGCTGGCCAACACCCAGAAGGCGCTGCGGGCCGGCTATACCAGCCTAGTCGGCGCGGGCACCTTCCACGATGTGGACGGGCGCCTCGCCGAGGCCATCGATTCCGGCGCGGTGGTGGGGCCGCGGCTGATCCCGTCCAGCCGGGCGCTGTCGCCCAAGGTCACCGAGGACGAGCCGGCCGAGGGCGTGCCGTGGCTGAAATGCTGGGGGCCGGACGATTTCCGCGCCGCCGCCATCCAGGAAATCGACCGCGGCGCCAGGATCGTCAAGCTGTTCGCGGCGCAGGGCCATGCCATGCGCAGCTGCCGCGAGATGACCTATGAGGAGCTGAAGGCCGCCTCGGACGCGGCGCACGAGCGCGGTGCGCGCACAAGGGCGCATGTCTGCGGCGCCGCCCAGGTGATGAAGTGCATCGAGGCCGGGGTCGACATCATCGACCATGCGGACTGGATGACCGACGAGGTGATCGAGGCGCTGATCGCCCACAACAAGTTCGTGCTGCCCAGCATGTACACGCCCTGGCTGGCGTCGAACGACCCGTCGCTGGAAGGCGCCGAGTACTACGACAAGGAAGATTTCGAATACATGCGGGCCAAGGTTCCCGTCGCCAACGCGCGCGGCGTGAAGTTCGTGCCGGGCGACGATTACGGCTTCTTCGACATGGCGCCCCACGGCGCCTATTCGGGCGAGCTGGCCTGCTATGTGGAGCAGGTGGGCATCAGCCCGCTCGACGTGATCCGCTGGGCGACCAAGTTCGGCGGCGAGATGACCGGCATCGCCGATCTGGGCACCATCGAGCCGGGCAAGCTGGCCGACATGGTGATCGTCGACGGCGATCCGTCCGCCGACATCCGCGTGCTGCTGCAGCCCGAGCGCATCGTCGCCGTGCTGAAGGGCGGCGCGCTGGTCAGCGGCCATCTGCCCGCCGCCCAGCCGGCCATGGCGGCCGAGTAG
- a CDS encoding glucose 1-dehydrogenase, which yields MLLDNKIAIVTGGGSGIGRAAALAMAAEGAVVVIGNRSADKGEAVCHEIAQAGGTALFHRTDCSVAADCEALVARAEKEYGRLDLAFNNAGMFHETLVPIHEMSLSEFDRGIDLNLKGIFYSMKYELAAMLRAGGGVICNNASIYGVKGMAGLNWYTAAKHGIMGLTKCAALEYAEKNIRVNVICPGNTKTPPLDAATGGNDELLTGIVPMKRLARSEEIADGVVFLLSDKSSYMNGGALNVDGGMIAA from the coding sequence ATGCTGCTCGATAACAAGATTGCCATCGTCACCGGCGGGGGTAGCGGCATCGGACGCGCCGCGGCGTTGGCCATGGCCGCCGAGGGTGCCGTTGTCGTCATCGGCAACCGCTCGGCCGACAAGGGCGAGGCCGTGTGCCATGAGATTGCCCAGGCGGGCGGCACGGCCCTCTTTCACCGGACCGATTGCTCGGTCGCCGCCGACTGTGAAGCGCTGGTGGCCCGGGCGGAAAAGGAATATGGCCGGCTCGATCTGGCGTTCAACAACGCCGGGATGTTTCACGAGACGCTCGTCCCCATCCACGAAATGAGCCTGAGCGAGTTCGACCGCGGCATCGACCTCAACCTGAAGGGCATCTTCTATTCCATGAAGTATGAACTGGCTGCCATGCTGCGCGCCGGGGGCGGCGTGATCTGCAACAATGCGTCGATCTATGGCGTGAAAGGGATGGCTGGATTGAACTGGTACACGGCCGCCAAGCACGGGATCATGGGGCTGACCAAGTGCGCGGCGCTGGAATATGCCGAAAAGAACATCCGCGTGAACGTGATCTGCCCCGGCAACACCAAGACGCCGCCGCTGGATGCCGCGACGGGCGGCAATGACGAGCTGCTGACCGGCATCGTCCCCATGAAGCGTCTGGCGCGCTCGGAAGAGATCGCCGATGGCGTGGTGTTCCTGCTGTCGGACAAGTCCAGCTACATGAATGGCGGCGCGCTGAACGTGGATGGCGGCATGATCGCCGCGTAA
- a CDS encoding epoxide hydrolase family protein — protein sequence MTDVRPFDVAIPDYELDRIKRRIREYEWFEEPVDAGWQYGCNGAYLRELCDYWLNDYDWRAAEAKLNAFPQFKAKVDGIDIHFVHEKGSNPANTPIILLHGWPGSYFELLHLTGPLAHPEQFGGKAEDGRDVIIPSLVGYGFSGPPPKPIGPRAQARYMNGLMTQVLGYASYVVQGGDWGALIAGWLGFDHGADKGGAVKSIHMNLVGVRPGGTTPAGIAGMALAPETEEEKAWAARAAARMATESGYFMVQATRPQSLSYAMMDSPVGVAAWLTEKFHTWSDLSNEGKEGGALENVFSKDKLLTNIMLYVVTRRFNTAAWQYYGVGTEKGFSFPPGERVEVPTGVAGYPREIAPVPPRSYAEKAYNVVHWKEQPKGGHFAAFEQPEVFLEDLRKFLRDWG from the coding sequence GTGACTGACGTAAGGCCTTTCGACGTAGCCATACCGGACTACGAACTCGACCGCATCAAGCGCCGCATCCGTGAATATGAATGGTTCGAGGAGCCGGTGGATGCCGGCTGGCAGTATGGGTGCAATGGCGCCTATCTGCGCGAGCTTTGCGACTACTGGCTGAACGATTACGACTGGCGCGCCGCCGAGGCAAAGCTCAACGCTTTTCCCCAGTTCAAGGCGAAGGTGGACGGGATCGACATTCATTTCGTCCACGAGAAGGGCTCCAACCCGGCCAACACACCCATCATCCTGCTGCATGGCTGGCCAGGGTCCTATTTCGAGCTGCTGCACCTGACCGGCCCCCTCGCCCATCCGGAACAGTTCGGTGGCAAGGCCGAGGACGGGCGGGACGTGATCATCCCGTCACTGGTCGGATACGGCTTTTCCGGCCCGCCGCCCAAACCCATCGGCCCGCGCGCCCAGGCCCGTTACATGAACGGCCTGATGACCCAGGTTCTCGGCTATGCGTCCTATGTCGTCCAGGGCGGCGACTGGGGCGCGCTGATCGCCGGCTGGCTGGGCTTCGACCATGGCGCGGACAAGGGCGGCGCCGTGAAGTCGATCCACATGAACCTCGTCGGCGTCCGCCCCGGAGGCACCACGCCTGCCGGCATCGCGGGCATGGCGCTGGCACCGGAGACCGAGGAGGAAAAGGCCTGGGCCGCCCGCGCCGCCGCGCGCATGGCGACGGAGTCAGGCTATTTCATGGTCCAGGCGACCAGGCCGCAATCCCTGTCCTATGCCATGATGGACAGCCCGGTCGGGGTCGCGGCCTGGCTGACCGAGAAATTCCATACCTGGTCCGACCTCTCCAACGAGGGCAAGGAAGGCGGCGCGCTGGAGAATGTCTTCTCCAAGGACAAGCTGCTGACCAACATCATGCTGTATGTGGTCACCCGCCGTTTCAACACCGCGGCCTGGCAATATTACGGCGTGGGCACCGAAAAGGGCTTCTCCTTTCCGCCAGGTGAGCGGGTCGAGGTCCCCACGGGCGTCGCCGGTTATCCGCGCGAGATTGCGCCCGTGCCGCCCCGGTCCTATGCCGAGAAGGCCTACAATGTCGTCCATTGGAAAGAGCAGCCCAAGGGCGGTCATTTCGCCGCCTTCGAGCAGCCTGAAGTCTTCCTGGAGGACTTGCGGAAGTTTCTGAGAGACTGGGGCTAA
- a CDS encoding VOC family protein codes for MGIELLDHVNINTRNLDACIRFYGEVLGFENGPRPDFGFPGAWMYCGSQPVIHIMAMDSAPGGTTGPLDHVAFRCTGFEAIRDRLTESGLKFEQNVVPDFKIKQLFVRDPDGVKIELNFIGE; via the coding sequence ATGGGCATCGAGTTGCTCGACCACGTGAACATCAACACGCGGAACCTGGATGCGTGCATCCGGTTCTATGGCGAGGTTCTGGGCTTCGAGAACGGCCCCCGCCCGGACTTCGGCTTTCCCGGCGCCTGGATGTATTGCGGCAGCCAGCCGGTCATCCACATCATGGCCATGGACAGCGCGCCGGGCGGCACCACCGGGCCGCTCGATCACGTCGCGTTCCGCTGCACCGGCTTCGAGGCGATCCGCGACCGCCTGACCGAGAGCGGCCTGAAGTTCGAGCAGAACGTGGTGCCCGACTTCAAGATCAAGCAACTGTTCGTGCGCGACCCGGACGGCGTGAAGATCGAGCTGAACTTCATCGGCGAATAG
- a CDS encoding epoxide hydrolase family protein, giving the protein MHPFTVDIPQHDIDRITRRVRAYDWFEEPVDAGWQYGANGSFMRRLCAYWLDQYDWRRAETSLNRFPQFKAEVKGIPLHFIHEKGSGSNPKALILLHGWPGSYFEFLNCIERLAHPERFGGDAEEGCDVIVPSLVGYGWSGKPPRPIDPRAQAGFMNGLMTNVLGYDTYVAQGGDWGSSITAWLGFDHGTDRGGACGAIHMNMFGLRPGGTFRNIFGVGVAQLDTAEEKAWAREAARRGEGRFGYMVLQSTKPQSLSYAMMDSPVGTAAWITEKMQAWGQRTDGDMPVFSMDQILTNVMIYLTSRTFNTAAWQYWAVRETGHSVLPGGERIMVPAGFADYPGELAPVPPLSYLEKAYARVVYRSAPARGGHFAALEQPELFVNDLQDFLKVAV; this is encoded by the coding sequence GTGCACCCATTCACGGTCGATATTCCGCAGCACGACATAGACCGGATCACGAGGCGCGTACGCGCCTATGACTGGTTCGAGGAGCCGGTCGATGCCGGCTGGCAGTATGGCGCCAATGGCAGCTTCATGCGCCGCCTCTGCGCGTATTGGCTGGATCAGTATGACTGGCGCCGGGCGGAAACCTCGCTCAACCGCTTTCCCCAGTTCAAGGCCGAGGTGAAGGGCATACCGCTTCACTTCATCCACGAAAAAGGATCAGGGTCGAATCCCAAAGCATTGATTTTGCTTCATGGATGGCCCGGATCCTATTTCGAGTTCCTGAACTGTATCGAGCGGCTTGCTCATCCAGAGCGCTTCGGCGGCGACGCCGAGGAGGGGTGCGACGTGATCGTGCCCTCCCTTGTGGGCTATGGCTGGTCGGGCAAGCCGCCCCGCCCCATCGATCCGCGCGCGCAGGCCGGTTTCATGAACGGCCTGATGACCAATGTCCTCGGCTACGACACCTACGTGGCGCAGGGCGGCGACTGGGGCAGTTCGATCACCGCCTGGTTGGGATTCGATCACGGCACCGACAGGGGCGGCGCCTGCGGCGCCATCCACATGAACATGTTCGGCCTGCGGCCCGGCGGCACCTTCCGCAACATCTTTGGAGTCGGCGTCGCCCAGTTGGACACCGCCGAGGAAAAGGCCTGGGCGCGCGAGGCTGCCCGGCGCGGCGAAGGGCGCTTCGGCTACATGGTGCTGCAATCGACCAAGCCGCAGTCCCTGTCCTACGCCATGATGGACAGTCCGGTCGGCACGGCGGCCTGGATCACCGAGAAGATGCAGGCGTGGGGCCAGCGAACCGATGGCGACATGCCTGTGTTCAGCATGGACCAGATCCTGACCAATGTGATGATCTACCTGACCAGCCGGACCTTCAATACCGCCGCGTGGCAGTACTGGGCCGTCCGGGAGACCGGCCATTCGGTGCTGCCGGGCGGCGAGAGGATCATGGTGCCCGCTGGTTTCGCCGACTATCCCGGCGAACTCGCCCCGGTGCCACCGCTGTCCTATCTGGAAAAAGCCTATGCGCGGGTCGTGTACAGGTCGGCGCCCGCGCGCGGCGGGCATTTCGCCGCGCTGGAGCAACCAGAATTATTCGTCAATGACTTGCAGGACTTTCTGAAAGTCGCCGTCTAA
- a CDS encoding nuclear transport factor 2 family protein yields the protein MTDNRAATIADKHEIETLQRLYAKATDKLGQKTPQLRAEGRQIYHRIFAADAKIRTANTPGDLTADGPDGWAAVAENALKNYTGTQHLIGTQLAEVHGDQGTLESYLNAWHKNPDGSVYYFLGTYLSKVRREGDGWKIYDMTLRLDTSGVVQTT from the coding sequence ATGACCGACAACCGCGCGGCGACCATCGCCGACAAGCACGAGATCGAAACCTTGCAGCGGCTGTACGCCAAGGCCACCGACAAGCTGGGCCAGAAGACGCCCCAGCTGCGCGCGGAAGGCCGCCAGATCTATCACCGCATCTTCGCCGCCGACGCCAAGATTCGCACCGCCAACACGCCCGGCGACCTGACCGCCGACGGCCCCGACGGCTGGGCGGCGGTGGCCGAGAACGCCCTGAAGAACTACACCGGCACCCAGCACCTGATCGGCACCCAGCTGGCCGAGGTGCATGGCGACCAGGGCACGCTGGAGAGCTATCTGAACGCCTGGCACAAGAACCCGGACGGGTCGGTGTACTATTTCCTCGGCACCTATCTCTCGAAGGTGCGGCGCGAGGGGGATGGGTGGAAGATTTATGATATGACGCTCAGGCTGGACACGAGCGGAGTGGTGCAGACGACGTAG
- a CDS encoding dienelactone hydrolase family protein has product MPVGLFQHESTDGVRAGRIVGVLLKDYLQLGQGGLHSLTPKRIVARLNRGRAAAARWRKSRASPGPRPVDPYMPARPFQEVHTERQRIVDPSRGVAMDCTLRRPATAAGPLPVVIYSVPMDWAPNDPTPDGAYIAEHLAAAGYLAITVRHPDTDRIVFPEYPSTRPDKAAYGLACAEKPESQIERIKDLLFLLDTLESWADVDRARIGVSGHSFGGMAAMSVAGQRVAGTLASFKDKRVTAVASYGIMASPPGVPKKMYADIDVPLLMIVGAGDFTYGRWYTPADKFAAFHNGDSPHRYAVMLDLADHHTYPGGRMAVGKATKGEHLCFQWTRSIALAFWDAWLRGDPAARRWLDEDLYAALRGDGKLLRK; this is encoded by the coding sequence ATGCCCGTAGGCTTGTTCCAGCACGAATCGACCGACGGGGTCCGGGCAGGCCGCATCGTGGGGGTGTTGTTGAAAGATTATCTGCAGCTCGGCCAGGGCGGCCTTCATTCGCTGACGCCGAAGCGCATCGTCGCCAGGCTGAACCGGGGCCGCGCGGCTGCCGCCCGGTGGCGCAAGAGCCGGGCCAGTCCCGGCCCGCGCCCGGTCGATCCCTACATGCCAGCACGGCCGTTTCAGGAGGTTCATACCGAGCGCCAACGGATCGTCGATCCCTCCCGCGGCGTCGCCATGGACTGCACCCTCCGCCGCCCCGCGACGGCGGCGGGACCGCTTCCCGTGGTGATCTATTCGGTCCCCATGGACTGGGCGCCGAACGATCCCACCCCCGACGGCGCCTACATCGCCGAACACCTCGCGGCGGCCGGCTATCTGGCGATCACGGTGCGCCACCCGGACACCGACCGGATCGTGTTCCCCGAATATCCATCCACCCGCCCGGACAAGGCCGCCTACGGCCTGGCCTGCGCGGAAAAGCCAGAGTCCCAGATCGAGCGGATCAAGGACCTGCTGTTCCTGCTCGACACGCTCGAAAGCTGGGCTGACGTCGACCGCGCCCGCATCGGCGTCTCGGGCCACTCCTTCGGCGGTATGGCCGCCATGTCCGTCGCCGGCCAGCGCGTGGCGGGGACTCTCGCCAGCTTCAAGGACAAGCGCGTCACCGCCGTGGCCTCCTACGGCATCATGGCCTCGCCGCCCGGCGTGCCGAAAAAAATGTACGCCGACATCGACGTGCCCCTCCTGATGATCGTCGGCGCCGGCGATTTCACCTATGGCCGCTGGTACACCCCCGCCGACAAATTCGCCGCCTTCCACAACGGCGACTCTCCCCACCGTTACGCCGTCATGCTCGACCTCGCCGACCATCACACCTACCCGGGCGGCCGGATGGCGGTCGGCAAGGCCACCAAAGGCGAACATCTGTGCTTCCAGTGGACCCGTTCCATCGCTTTGGCCTTCTGGGACGCCTGGCTGCGCGGCGATCCTGCGGCGCGGCGGTGGCTCGACGAGGACCTGTACGCGGCATTGAGAGGGGATGGCAAATTGCTGCGGAAATGA
- a CDS encoding aromatic ring-hydroxylating dioxygenase subunit alpha: protein MSHMELDLDAIEALNRRLLNGMAFEKGRAAPPEGFPALPEIPGGRYLDPGFQEAEWQALWKRSWLYACHADELPEAGSYMLWKNTGSPILIVRGDDGVIRAFYNTCRHRGAPLVKDMQGTARGLVCSYHGWTYDLEGNLINLRDKRDFTGLDMACMSLVPVRCERFGKWVFVSEDPDAMPLLEYLGPVGVQLAQFQPERMRFVEKHGFDIACNVKVMMDAFLETYHVKSIHQHTVDRFIDSRGTAIELWENGHSIMCTPNRRDGWRDPGTIGVRHMDTVTDVPRIHNLSFNIFPNLVTPPHASGVPILTFWPTGPNTMRVECHWFAPDWGDGKLPEVWHTRIANFDRILFEDTQFAPFIQESVESPGFRGITLSYQERRIYHWHEELDRRIRAAGAAAAPELMIEPVMDAWSGAEKAAAE, encoded by the coding sequence ATGTCGCACATGGAACTGGATCTGGACGCCATCGAAGCCCTCAACCGGCGCCTGCTCAACGGCATGGCGTTCGAGAAGGGCCGCGCCGCGCCGCCCGAGGGCTTCCCTGCCCTGCCGGAGATTCCCGGCGGCCGCTATCTCGACCCCGGCTTTCAGGAGGCCGAATGGCAGGCGCTGTGGAAGCGGAGCTGGCTTTACGCCTGCCACGCCGACGAGCTGCCCGAGGCCGGTTCCTACATGCTGTGGAAGAACACCGGCTCGCCGATCCTGATCGTGCGCGGCGACGACGGCGTGATCCGCGCCTTCTACAACACCTGCCGCCACCGCGGCGCGCCGCTGGTCAAGGACATGCAGGGCACGGCGCGCGGGCTGGTCTGTTCCTATCATGGCTGGACCTATGACCTTGAAGGCAACCTGATCAATCTGCGCGACAAGCGCGACTTCACCGGGCTGGACATGGCCTGCATGTCGCTGGTGCCGGTGCGCTGCGAGCGCTTCGGCAAATGGGTGTTCGTCAGCGAGGACCCGGACGCCATGCCGCTGCTCGAGTATCTGGGGCCGGTCGGCGTGCAGCTCGCCCAGTTCCAGCCGGAGCGCATGCGCTTCGTCGAGAAGCACGGCTTCGACATCGCCTGCAACGTCAAGGTGATGATGGACGCCTTCCTCGAGACCTATCACGTCAAGTCGATCCACCAGCACACGGTGGACCGCTTCATCGACTCGCGCGGCACCGCCATCGAGCTGTGGGAGAACGGCCATTCCATCATGTGCACGCCGAACCGGCGCGACGGGTGGCGCGACCCGGGCACCATCGGCGTGCGTCACATGGACACGGTCACCGACGTGCCGCGCATCCACAATCTGTCGTTCAACATCTTCCCCAACCTGGTGACGCCGCCGCACGCCTCCGGCGTGCCGATCCTGACCTTCTGGCCGACCGGGCCGAACACCATGCGGGTGGAATGCCACTGGTTCGCGCCCGACTGGGGCGACGGGAAGCTGCCCGAGGTGTGGCACACGCGCATCGCCAATTTCGACCGCATCCTGTTCGAGGACACCCAGTTCGCGCCCTTCATCCAGGAATCGGTGGAATCGCCGGGCTTCAGAGGCATCACCCTGAGCTATCAGGAACGGCGCATCTATCACTGGCACGAGGAGCTGGACCGGCGCATCCGCGCGGCCGGCGCCGCCGCCGCGCCCGAGCTGATGATCGAGCCGGTGATGGACGCCTGGAGCGGCGCGGAAAAGGCGGCGGCGGAGTAA